One region of Zingiber officinale cultivar Zhangliang chromosome 7B, Zo_v1.1, whole genome shotgun sequence genomic DNA includes:
- the LOC122006151 gene encoding probable E3 ubiquitin-protein ligase RHY1A — protein MLSASGLLYSWRSRAGRSHPDPDPPIDPLSADPTTDGDPHPRYPRRHPRRRRRLGDGPQLEPRRAPPAHLSTELNWLANQGDGDATIGSSIYGASAGSTVDRLRLTRNDQLPGAVLQARARLQERLRGISPSGNSQTSLNSEMTRNEVAIIDEMRLMNLGEPQAESPVEWSESGSLQSNLRAETDDDVQYANRPSGLSLEAFSNLQREVFQDGEGSIVGRAFLDCSICLEKFVEGEELIQLSCRHWFHPECLEPWVKTCGDCPYCRTTI, from the exons ATGCTGAGCGCGTCGGGATTGCTCTACAGCTGGAGATCACGCGCGGGCCGGAGCCATCCCGATCCAGACCCGCCAATCGACCCCCTCTCCGCCGATCCCACTACCGATGGAGACCCCCATCCCCGGTACCCTCGGCGTCACCCCCGCCGTCGACGCCGCCTCGGCGATGGTCCTCAGCTCGAACCCAGACGTGCCCCTCCAGCTCATCTCTCCACG GAACTAAATTGGCTAGCTAATCAAGGTGATGGTGACGCTACGATCGGCAGTAGTATCTATGGTGCATCTGCAGGCAGCACAGTAGATAGACTGAGATTAACTAGAAACGACCAACTTCCAGGTGCTGTTCTACAGGCAAGAGCAAGGCTTCAAGAGAGGCTCAGAGGCATCTCTCCTTCTGGAAATAG TCAAACCAGCTTAAATTCAGAAATGACAAGGAATGAGGTTGCTATAATTGATGAAATGAGGCTCATGAACCTTGGAGAACCACAAGCAGAGAGTCCAGTTGAATGGTCTGAATCAGGTTCATTACAGTCAAACTTAAGAGCTGAAACAGACGACGATGTGCAATATGCCAATAGGCCTTCTGGACTCAGTTTGGAGGCTTTCAGTAATTTACAGAGAGAAGTTTTTCAAGATGGAGAGGGGAGCATTGTTGGCAGAGCTTTTCTTGATTGCTCCATATGTCTGGAGAAATTCGTGGAGGGCGAAGAACTGATTCAACTGTCTTGCAGGCACTGGTTCCATCCTGAATGCTTGGAGCCATGGGTGAAGACGTGTGGGGATTGCCCATATTGCAGGACGACGATATAA